GGCGGTGCACGCTCGACGAGACGGTGCTCGGGCGGGCGCGGATCATCGACAGTGTGCTGAGCGGGGTGCGCGGGGTCGGCACGGACCTCTCCCAGGCGTCACTGCGCGATGTGGAGGTGACGGAGGCCCGGCTCGGCGGGACGCAGCTGCACGGTGCGGTCCTGGAGCGGGTCGTGGTGCGCGGCGGGAAGATCGACTTCCCCAATCTGCGGCAGGCGAAGCTGCGCGATGTCGCCTTCGAGGGGTGTGTGCTGGTCGAGGCGGACTTCGCGGGGGCGGAGCTGGAGCGGGTGACGTTCGACGACTGCACCCTGGCCCGGGTCGATTTCTCCGAGGCGCGGATGAAGGACGTCGATCTGCGGGGCGCGGCCGCGGTGGACATCGCGCGGGGGATCGAGCGGCTGTCGGGCGCGGTCATCAGCGCGTCCCAACTGCTCGACCTGGCCCCGGCGTTCGCGGCGCAGATAGGCGTACGGGTGGAGTGAGGGAACAGCCGGCGTACGGCGACGGCGCTCCCGTGCCGCGGCGAGTCCGCCACCGGGGTCCGCCGCCAGGGCCCGCCACCACCGGGGCCCGCCACCGGGGTCGCCCCCGGGGTCGCCGTATGCGGCGCGCGGCCGTGCGCACGCGGCCTGGCGGCCCGTGGTCAGAGGCGGGGGAAGCGGGCCTGGAGGTCCCAGATGGCCGGGTTGTCGTCGAGGCCGTCGTGCATGTCGGTGAGGTCGGCGATCAGGTCGTGCAGGAAGTCGCGGGCCTCGCGGCGCAGCGCGGAGTGGTTGAAGGTGAGCGGGTCCTCGTCGGCCGGCATCCAGTCGGCGTCCACGTCCACCCACCCGAAGCGGCGCTCGAAGAAGATCCGGTCGGCGGATTCGGTGAAGTCCAGCTCGGCGTGGACCGGGCGGGCCGAGCGGTTGCCCCGGGGGTCGGTGTCGAGCTGCTCGACGATGTCGCACAGCGCCCAGGCGAAGTCGAGAACCGGCACCCAGCCCCAGGCCGTGGACAGCTCGCGGTCCGTCTTCGTGTCGGCGAGGTAGACATCGCCGCAGAAGAGGTCATGGCGCAGCGTGCGCACGTCCGCGGTCCGGTAGTCCGTCTGCGGCGGATCCGGGAAGCGGCGGGAGAGGGAGTAGCCGAGGTCGATCACGCCCTGATGGTGTCACGCCGGTGCGGCGGCGGGGCGCCCGCGTCCGCCCCGCCCGTGCCCGCTCCCGCCGCGCCCCGCTACACCGTGGTCAGCACCCGCGGCCCCTCGTCCGTCACCGCCACGGTGTGCTCGAAGTGGGCGGCGCGGGAGGCGTCCGTGGTGCGCAGGGTCCAGCCGTCGCTGTCCTCGTAGTAGGTGTGCTTGCCGCCGGCCAGGAACATCGGCTCGATGGCGATGACCAGGCCGTGGCGGAGGGGGAAGCCGCGGTGGGGGCGGCCGTCGTTGGGGACCGAGGGGTCCTCGTGCATCTGGCGGCCGATGCCGTGTCCGCCGAAGTCGCGCGGGATGCCGTAGCCGGCGGCGCGCCCCACGCTGCCGATCGCATGGGAGATGTCGCCGATCCGGGCGCCGACCACGGCCGCCGCGATGCCCGCCTCCAGCGCCTGCCGGGTGGTGTCCATGAGCCGCTGGTCCTCGGGGCGGGCGGTGCCGACCGTGAAGCTGACGGCCGCGTCGCCGGCCCAGCCGTCCACGAGGGCGCCGCAGTCGATGCTCACCAGGTCGCCGTCGCGCAGC
This Streptomyces decoyicus DNA region includes the following protein-coding sequences:
- a CDS encoding pentapeptide repeat-containing protein: MRAVRRPQVRLPELTAYDGGELEAEGDYDGLEFTGADWAGQSARGARFMDCALRRCTLDETVLGRARIIDSVLSGVRGVGTDLSQASLRDVEVTEARLGGTQLHGAVLERVVVRGGKIDFPNLRQAKLRDVAFEGCVLVEADFAGAELERVTFDDCTLARVDFSEARMKDVDLRGAAAVDIARGIERLSGAVISASQLLDLAPAFAAQIGVRVE
- the map gene encoding type I methionyl aminopeptidase, with the protein product MVEIKTDAALDAMRVAGRVVADALAAAQAAAAPGVRLLDLDEAARTVLREAGAGSPFLNYQPSFATTPFPAILCTSVNDAIVHGIPDATRLRDGDLVSIDCGALVDGWAGDAAVSFTVGTARPEDQRLMDTTRQALEAGIAAAVVGARIGDISHAIGSVGRAAGYGIPRDFGGHGIGRQMHEDPSVPNDGRPHRGFPLRHGLVIAIEPMFLAGGKHTYYEDSDGWTLRTTDASRAAHFEHTVAVTDEGPRVLTTV